In Terriglobales bacterium, one genomic interval encodes:
- a CDS encoding molybdopterin cofactor-binding domain-containing protein, with the protein MSDFSIIGKRIALIDAAAKTTGQGKYTDDLSLPGMLVGKILHSPYPHARIKKIDASRALGLEGVVAVVTGEDAPNQYGILPVGHDETALAVDKVRYIGDNVACVCAISEAIAEKALELIDVEYEVLPAYFDPEDSMKAQNDLIHEHKPKNIEKEYHHVFGEPERALAGSDHVAEARYIANEVTHAALEPHSTLASFEYDSQTGQPGRLTVWSSTQVPYYLQHKLSIVLELPMSQIRVIKPLVGGGFGGKSEVIPLEIIAAVAARKAKAPVKITYTREEVFWAHRGRPRTIIDLKTGMRKDGRITAVAAKVIQDGGAYCSYGIVTILYSGALLNAIYDIPNVRFDGYRVLTNKPACGAMRGHGTVNVRFAFESQLDELCVKVGKDPAEVRRINLLRAPCITVNGLRVQSYGLPECLDKVIERSGWRARKVKLSRSRGLGLACSHYVSGAANSIIRSDMPHSTVNIKVDRDGGVVIYTGASEIGQGSDTMVAQIVAEALGCTLQRVKVIAADTDLTPVDIGSYSSRVTFMNGNAALQAAKEVRQKIAAAAARKMTCAAEDIMIRSDQVTKRGSNGVPPPAAEATNVATASGRVEGQILRDSVQQQRKDDGPKERMSFEEAVVAAMDFHGTLTGTGSYAPPVEAKGGKHKGAGVGPSPAYSYSAQVADVSVDEETGQVTVHKVWAAHDCGRALNPVSVEGQIIGSVWMGLGQALQEEMVWKDGLLMNPGLLEYRSPSSAESPEIEAIIVESIDPEGPYGAKEASEGSTAAVIPAIANAIYDAVGIRLREAPFTPERVLAALQAKRSGGKKIDMTNHIDPTAPTHFREHGGSLCYKDRGPERHPHDPARRTTEAEAGGND; encoded by the coding sequence ATGTCTGATTTCTCGATCATCGGCAAGCGCATCGCGCTCATTGACGCCGCCGCCAAGACCACCGGCCAGGGCAAATACACTGATGATCTCTCGCTTCCCGGAATGCTTGTAGGCAAGATTCTGCATTCGCCCTACCCTCATGCCCGCATCAAGAAGATTGACGCCTCGCGCGCGCTGGGGCTTGAAGGAGTAGTCGCGGTGGTTACAGGTGAAGATGCGCCCAATCAATACGGCATTCTTCCCGTGGGTCACGACGAAACCGCGCTCGCCGTGGATAAAGTCCGCTACATCGGCGATAACGTGGCTTGCGTATGTGCGATATCTGAGGCCATTGCAGAAAAAGCACTGGAGTTGATTGATGTCGAATATGAAGTCCTGCCTGCATACTTCGATCCGGAAGACTCCATGAAGGCGCAGAACGACCTCATTCACGAGCACAAACCAAAAAATATTGAAAAAGAGTATCACCACGTCTTCGGCGAGCCCGAGAGGGCACTTGCCGGCTCCGATCATGTTGCCGAGGCACGCTACATCGCCAATGAAGTGACGCATGCGGCCCTGGAGCCACACTCCACGCTGGCCAGCTTTGAATATGATTCGCAGACCGGCCAACCCGGACGCCTGACAGTATGGTCCTCCACCCAGGTCCCGTATTACCTGCAGCACAAGCTCTCCATTGTTTTGGAGCTGCCCATGTCGCAGATTCGCGTCATCAAGCCGCTGGTGGGCGGCGGCTTCGGCGGCAAGAGCGAAGTTATTCCGCTCGAAATCATCGCCGCCGTCGCTGCGCGCAAAGCCAAAGCTCCGGTCAAGATTACCTACACACGCGAAGAGGTCTTCTGGGCGCATCGCGGACGTCCGCGCACCATCATTGATCTCAAAACGGGAATGAGAAAAGACGGTCGCATCACTGCCGTCGCCGCCAAAGTTATCCAGGATGGCGGCGCTTACTGCTCCTATGGCATCGTCACCATTCTTTACTCTGGTGCTCTACTGAATGCGATTTACGATATCCCTAACGTGCGCTTCGATGGTTACCGTGTCTTGACCAACAAGCCGGCTTGCGGAGCTATGCGCGGCCACGGAACCGTCAACGTGCGCTTCGCCTTTGAGTCACAACTTGATGAGCTGTGTGTCAAAGTTGGCAAAGATCCTGCGGAGGTACGCCGCATCAATCTGCTGCGAGCGCCCTGCATCACGGTCAATGGTCTGCGGGTGCAAAGCTATGGCTTGCCGGAGTGCCTGGATAAAGTTATTGAGCGCTCCGGATGGCGCGCACGCAAGGTCAAGCTGAGCCGCTCCCGTGGTCTAGGACTGGCTTGCAGCCACTATGTCTCGGGCGCAGCCAATTCGATCATTCGCTCTGACATGCCGCACTCCACGGTCAATATCAAAGTGGACCGCGACGGCGGGGTCGTCATCTACACCGGCGCCTCTGAGATCGGCCAGGGCTCCGACACCATGGTGGCCCAGATTGTCGCTGAGGCACTGGGCTGCACATTGCAGCGCGTGAAGGTGATTGCCGCCGATACCGATCTCACGCCGGTGGATATCGGCTCATATTCCAGCCGCGTGACCTTCATGAACGGCAATGCCGCATTGCAGGCGGCGAAAGAGGTTCGGCAAAAGATAGCAGCCGCAGCCGCCAGAAAAATGACCTGCGCTGCGGAAGACATCATGATTCGCAGCGATCAGGTGACCAAACGGGGAAGCAACGGCGTTCCACCTCCGGCGGCTGAAGCTACCAACGTAGCCACTGCTTCTGGCCGCGTTGAAGGACAAATCCTCCGCGACTCCGTTCAGCAGCAACGCAAAGATGATGGTCCAAAAGAGCGTATGAGTTTTGAAGAAGCCGTCGTTGCCGCCATGGATTTTCACGGCACACTCACCGGCACCGGTTCCTATGCGCCTCCGGTTGAAGCTAAAGGCGGCAAGCATAAGGGCGCGGGCGTGGGCCCATCGCCAGCATACTCTTACTCAGCGCAAGTCGCCGACGTGAGCGTGGATGAAGAGACCGGCCAAGTTACCGTCCACAAAGTTTGGGCAGCGCATGATTGCGGGCGCGCCCTGAACCCGGTTTCCGTCGAAGGACAAATCATCGGCTCGGTCTGGATGGGCCTCGGACAGGCCCTGCAGGAAGAGATGGTCTGGAAAGACGGCCTGCTCATGAATCCCGGACTTCTGGAATACCGTTCGCCATCATCGGCGGAGTCGCCGGAGATTGAAGCCATCATCGTGGAGAGTATTGATCCCGAAGGTCCGTATGGGGCCAAAGAGGCCAGCGAAGGTTCAACCGCAGCCGTGATTCCTGCCATCGCCAATGCCATTTACGACGCGGTGGGAATCCGCCTGCGCGAAGCGCCATTCACGCCCGAGCGCGTACTGGCCGCGCTGCAGGCCAAAAGATCGGGAGGCAAGAAGATTGATATGACCAACCATATTGATCCCACAGCGCCAACACACTTTCGCGAGCACGGCGGCTCGCTTTGCTATAAAGACCGCGGACCCGAACGCCACCCGCATGATCCCGCGCGGCGCACCACAGAAGCCGAAGCCGGAGGCAACGATTGA
- a CDS encoding FAD binding domain-containing protein encodes MSLPSFKLLRPRTIPEAVEFLGMHAEKIQILAGGTDIIPSMKQRLFEPEFMLDIRSIDDLQSIRVVPGLGMEIGALTTLSKLEDSEYVRRSYPVLHEAVKTVASPLLRNMGTLGGNICLDTRCVWYNQSLTWRKSCGFCIKKDGDLCHVAPGGKRCWAAFSGDTPAALLCLNAELEIAGPKGFRRMPLNDFYTGLGETPIKLDRSEMLVRVFLPESYAGWLGAYKKLRIRGSIDYPLAGAAVALKQHGTRVEDARVAITAVNPAPYLVPEAPHALIGRPVNEHSAIVVGELAAHIAKPLTTSALTPEYRREMIKVFAKRAVLEAANVKYGSAN; translated from the coding sequence TTGAGTCTGCCATCTTTCAAATTGCTGCGCCCGCGTACGATCCCGGAAGCGGTAGAGTTTCTTGGAATGCACGCCGAAAAAATTCAAATCCTCGCTGGCGGCACGGATATTATTCCTTCCATGAAGCAGCGGCTCTTTGAGCCCGAGTTTATGCTCGATATCCGCTCTATAGACGACCTGCAAAGCATCCGCGTTGTTCCCGGTTTAGGAATGGAGATCGGCGCTTTAACTACACTTTCTAAGCTCGAAGATTCCGAATACGTGCGCAGAAGTTATCCGGTGCTCCACGAAGCGGTGAAGACAGTAGCTTCGCCTCTCTTGCGCAATATGGGCACGCTTGGCGGCAACATCTGCCTGGATACGCGCTGCGTCTGGTACAACCAGTCGCTCACCTGGCGCAAATCCTGCGGCTTCTGCATTAAAAAAGATGGCGACCTCTGCCACGTGGCCCCCGGAGGAAAGCGCTGCTGGGCCGCGTTTTCTGGCGACACCCCCGCAGCGCTGCTCTGCCTGAATGCCGAACTGGAAATCGCTGGCCCTAAGGGCTTCCGCAGAATGCCTCTCAATGATTTCTATACAGGCCTTGGCGAGACGCCTATCAAACTGGATCGCTCAGAAATGCTGGTCCGGGTTTTTCTGCCAGAATCCTATGCCGGTTGGCTTGGAGCATATAAAAAGCTGCGCATTCGCGGCTCTATTGATTATCCTTTGGCGGGAGCTGCCGTCGCGTTGAAACAGCATGGCACCAGGGTTGAGGACGCCCGCGTTGCCATCACCGCGGTGAATCCTGCTCCCTATCTTGTTCCGGAAGCACCGCACGCGCTGATTGGCAGGCCAGTGAATGAACATAGCGCCATTGTCGTGGGCGAATTGGCCGCACACATAGCCAAGCCACTGACCACGTCGGCGCTTACTCCCGAATATCGCCGCGAGATGATTAAGGTGTTTGCAAAAAGGGCAGTGCTCGAGGCAGCAAACGTTAAGTACGGCTCCGCAAACTGA
- a CDS encoding amidohydrolase family protein, with translation MITDCHVHIQPLEMLKAGALEAFKKKRPNFDQVIEFCRSPKAFLKHLDAIGVGRAVLINYVAPEVMGFTTEVNEFVANYVKESPKRLIPCGSLHPRHTANVLADMEKIVRLGIRMIKIHPPHQLLYPNDYLNGVKELEIIYRAAEANGIPIMVHTGTSIFPGARNKYGDPMYVDDVAVDFPKLKILLAHGGRPLWMEHAFFLIRRHPNVYLDISGIPPKALLRYFPRLSEIAPKTLFGTDWPGPGVLDMKQNLEDFRALPLTREIQEQILVKTALSIWPA, from the coding sequence TTGATTACCGACTGCCACGTCCACATTCAGCCCCTGGAGATGCTCAAAGCCGGGGCGCTTGAAGCTTTTAAAAAGAAGCGGCCGAACTTCGATCAGGTGATTGAGTTCTGCCGTTCGCCCAAAGCCTTTCTCAAGCACTTGGATGCCATCGGTGTCGGCCGTGCTGTGCTCATCAATTATGTTGCTCCTGAGGTCATGGGGTTCACAACTGAAGTCAATGAGTTCGTCGCAAACTATGTCAAAGAAAGTCCTAAGCGTCTGATTCCCTGTGGCAGCCTGCATCCGCGGCATACGGCCAATGTTCTCGCAGATATGGAGAAGATTGTGCGCCTCGGCATCAGGATGATTAAAATCCATCCGCCACACCAGTTGCTTTACCCCAATGATTATTTGAACGGCGTGAAAGAGCTGGAGATCATCTACCGCGCCGCCGAAGCCAACGGAATTCCTATTATGGTACACACTGGGACTTCTATCTTTCCCGGTGCACGCAATAAATACGGCGACCCCATGTATGTGGATGACGTCGCCGTGGATTTCCCCAAGCTAAAAATTCTGCTGGCCCATGGAGGCAGGCCGCTCTGGATGGAGCATGCTTTCTTCCTGATCCGCCGCCATCCCAATGTTTATCTCGATATCAGCGGAATCCCGCCTAAAGCTCTGCTACGCTACTTCCCGCGTCTGTCAGAGATAGCGCCCAAGACTTTGTTTGGCACAGATTGGCCCGGCCCAGGCGTGCTTGATATGAAACAGAATCTCGAAGATTTTCGTGCTCTGCCGCTGACCCGGGAAATTCAGGAGCAGATATTAGTTAAGACGGCATTGAGCATCTGGCCTGCGTAG
- a CDS encoding S46 family peptidase: MRFQILLLICIIGLLAGSAVADDGMWLYTAVPKAQIKTKYGFEVTDPWLKHLQLSSIRFKYGSGAFVSADGLILTNHHVASDCLHSLSTAAHDYLKTGFYAKTREQEPLCPDLELNVLEQVTDVTTQVNAAVKPGASGADASKAQQAAMAAIEKDCAKAADMLCEVVALYSGALFHLYQYKKYTDVRLVFAPEFDAAFFGGDPENFEYPRYDLDVAFFRAYENGKPVHVADYLEWSKKGVQEGDLVFVSGNPGLSQRQDTVNQIFFLKTIQYPFVLKDYERRIRLLQDFAAQSAENARIAHKDIFRLQNSFKAVSGFNAAFNDPSLMRHKIMDERIQLLRYRNSPAGKRAFAAYLHIDKALEVHHQIFLPYRFLELQYGFRGELAWFARTLVRVGEEKSKPNGERLREYRDSALPSLESELFSPAPIYKQLETVVLADSLKEMQKQLGADNAVVVKVLQGKSPEDIANNAIANTRLDEVAFRKQLYEGGAAAIANSDDPLIAMMRVVDPAARALRKRFDTEVESVIQQDGALIAQSRLQIGLHFSPDATFTLRLSYGQVKGYTEDGRGYLPKGSKIPALTDIGGAFDHVKEHDSKPPYALPDSWTARRKKVQLKTPLNFVSAVDILGGSSGSPVVNKDGQIVGVIFDGNIQSLTWRFMYDETVGRGVSVDSRGILEALRKIYKADELVKELTRKPDKKK; this comes from the coding sequence ATGAGATTCCAAATTTTATTGCTGATCTGCATTATTGGCCTTCTGGCGGGTAGTGCCGTTGCCGATGATGGCATGTGGCTCTACACCGCCGTTCCCAAGGCCCAAATCAAAACCAAGTACGGATTTGAGGTCACCGATCCGTGGCTCAAACATTTGCAGCTTTCTTCCATTCGATTCAAGTACGGATCAGGGGCGTTTGTTTCTGCCGATGGCCTGATTCTAACCAACCATCACGTGGCCTCAGATTGCCTGCATAGCCTTTCTACGGCCGCTCATGATTACTTGAAAACCGGGTTTTATGCGAAAACCCGCGAACAGGAACCTCTCTGCCCGGACCTGGAGCTTAACGTGCTCGAGCAGGTAACCGATGTAACCACGCAGGTGAATGCCGCAGTCAAGCCGGGTGCTTCGGGCGCGGATGCCAGCAAAGCACAACAGGCTGCCATGGCGGCAATCGAAAAAGACTGCGCCAAGGCTGCGGACATGCTCTGCGAGGTCGTTGCTCTGTATTCGGGCGCTTTATTCCATCTCTATCAGTACAAGAAATACACAGACGTGCGCCTGGTGTTTGCGCCTGAGTTCGACGCCGCATTTTTTGGAGGCGACCCGGAAAACTTCGAATATCCCCGTTATGACCTTGATGTGGCTTTTTTTCGCGCGTACGAAAACGGAAAGCCAGTTCATGTGGCGGATTACCTGGAGTGGTCTAAGAAAGGGGTACAAGAAGGCGATTTGGTCTTTGTCTCCGGCAATCCCGGGTTATCGCAACGGCAAGATACGGTCAACCAGATCTTTTTTTTGAAGACAATCCAGTATCCGTTCGTGCTCAAGGATTACGAACGGCGCATCCGGTTACTGCAAGATTTTGCCGCGCAATCTGCCGAGAATGCACGCATTGCCCATAAAGACATTTTCAGATTGCAGAATTCGTTTAAGGCAGTCAGCGGGTTCAACGCAGCCTTCAACGATCCTAGCCTGATGCGCCACAAGATCATGGATGAGCGCATTCAGCTCCTGCGTTACCGAAACTCTCCGGCGGGCAAACGCGCATTTGCGGCCTATCTACACATTGACAAAGCCCTGGAAGTGCATCATCAAATTTTTCTGCCCTACCGCTTTCTGGAACTACAGTATGGTTTTCGAGGAGAATTGGCATGGTTTGCCCGGACGTTGGTCCGCGTTGGCGAGGAGAAGAGCAAGCCCAACGGAGAGCGGCTGCGCGAGTATCGGGATTCTGCCTTGCCTTCGCTGGAGAGCGAACTTTTTTCTCCTGCTCCTATTTACAAGCAGCTTGAAACGGTTGTGCTGGCCGACTCGCTGAAAGAGATGCAGAAACAGTTGGGCGCGGACAATGCAGTTGTGGTGAAAGTACTGCAAGGCAAAAGCCCCGAAGATATAGCGAACAATGCCATTGCCAACACCCGGCTCGACGAGGTTGCTTTCCGCAAACAACTCTACGAAGGCGGGGCGGCGGCAATCGCGAATAGTGACGATCCACTCATTGCGATGATGCGTGTAGTTGATCCGGCCGCCCGCGCTTTGCGCAAACGTTTTGATACTGAGGTGGAGTCTGTGATCCAGCAGGATGGAGCCCTCATCGCTCAATCACGCTTGCAAATAGGTCTGCATTTTTCCCCAGACGCAACTTTCACCCTCCGCTTGAGCTATGGACAAGTGAAAGGCTATACCGAAGACGGGCGAGGCTATTTGCCCAAAGGAAGCAAAATTCCGGCATTGACCGACATCGGCGGGGCCTTTGATCACGTCAAAGAACACGACAGCAAACCACCCTACGCATTGCCGGATAGCTGGACCGCAAGGCGAAAAAAGGTCCAGTTGAAAACTCCCCTTAATTTCGTTTCCGCAGTGGATATTCTTGGTGGAAGTTCGGGAAGTCCGGTGGTGAATAAAGATGGCCAGATCGTGGGCGTGATCTTTGACGGCAATATCCAGTCCCTTACCTGGCGCTTCATGTATGACGAGACCGTCGGCCGCGGGGTCAGCGTGGATTCGCGCGGCATTCTGGAAGCGCTGCGAAAAATCTATAAGGCCGACGAACTGGTGAAGGAACTCACCAGGAAGCCGGACAAGAAAAAATGA
- a CDS encoding citrate synthase — MSTTTTPAKGLEGVVAATSSICYIDGERGILAYRGIDIHDLAQYSTFEETCFLLWNGRLPKAQELEQCRKDLAAERKLDANILSFLRQFPKDASPMEVLRTTVSALSFYDADDKRNDHDANVRKSRRLTSQIAMIVAGFDRIRKGKDIVAPDPSLSHAANFLLLLNGQKPSPTAERALDTALILHADHELNASTFAARVTAATLADMHSAITSAIGALKGPLHGGANEEVMKMLFAIDKAGEDPVEHVKEMLGKKLKVPGMGHRVYHTEDPRATHLRRMSQDLSRSSGNTKWFDMSQKIEEYIKREKKLNANVDFYSASTYTTLGIDIDLFTPIFAVSRISGWTAHVIEQHDDNRLIRPRADYVGPQYPARYIPLDQR; from the coding sequence ATGTCAACCACAACAACCCCGGCGAAAGGCCTGGAAGGCGTTGTCGCCGCAACATCCAGCATTTGCTATATAGACGGCGAGCGTGGAATTCTGGCCTATCGTGGTATTGATATTCACGACCTGGCCCAATATTCGACGTTTGAAGAAACATGTTTTCTGCTTTGGAACGGCCGCTTGCCTAAAGCCCAGGAATTGGAGCAATGCCGGAAAGATCTGGCCGCCGAACGTAAACTTGATGCCAACATCCTCAGCTTTTTGCGGCAGTTTCCCAAGGACGCCTCCCCCATGGAGGTGCTCCGCACCACCGTCTCGGCGCTCTCCTTCTATGACGCCGATGACAAGCGTAACGATCACGACGCCAATGTGCGCAAATCCCGTCGTCTGACATCTCAGATCGCCATGATCGTGGCTGGCTTTGATCGCATTCGCAAGGGCAAAGATATAGTGGCTCCCGATCCCTCGCTTTCTCATGCCGCCAATTTTCTTCTGCTCTTGAATGGCCAGAAGCCCTCTCCTACGGCAGAGCGCGCCCTGGATACCGCTCTCATCTTGCACGCCGACCACGAACTCAATGCTTCCACCTTTGCGGCGCGTGTTACTGCGGCCACGCTCGCTGATATGCATTCCGCGATCACCAGTGCTATCGGCGCCCTGAAGGGGCCTCTGCACGGCGGCGCCAATGAAGAAGTCATGAAGATGTTGTTTGCCATTGATAAGGCCGGCGAGGACCCCGTGGAACATGTGAAGGAGATGTTGGGGAAGAAGCTAAAAGTTCCTGGTATGGGCCACCGGGTTTATCACACCGAAGACCCCAGGGCAACGCACCTGCGCAGGATGTCCCAGGATTTGAGCCGTTCCAGCGGCAACACCAAGTGGTTTGATATGTCGCAGAAGATCGAAGAATACATCAAGCGTGAGAAGAAACTGAATGCCAACGTAGATTTCTACTCCGCCTCCACCTACACCACTTTGGGTATAGATATTGATCTTTTTACTCCGATCTTCGCGGTCTCACGCATCAGCGGATGGACGGCGCATGTTATCGAGCAACATGATGACAACCGCCTTATCCGCCCCCGCGCTGATTATGTAGGGCCGCAATACCCCGCTCGATACATCCCCCTAGATCAGAGATAA
- a CDS encoding zinc-dependent metalloprotease yields the protein MKKPIVFVILCCLSTAAVAQGGVNPTAGLKRNDGFIPFYWDAKKGTLLFELSPQRMNEEFIYFTGLSSGIGSTQMFADRSSTSGSQLCKLVRSGPKVLVIAENTAFRAERGSAELKHSVERSFPTSIIAALPIESEQSDTLVVNANPLVLRDVTGLLDQLRRPARAMNGVIRQTEGGGSNWRLDEQRSSVDMDHTRAFPLNTEIENILTFTSDSGAPGVNAPENGVLTVHEHISLLPLPPPGYQPRAADQRVGFFGEGFLDFSRSYKDALRQRYIARWRLEKKDPTAAVSEPVKPITFYLDRAIPEPIREAARRGALWWNQAFEQAGFRNALVIEDLPEGADPLDMRYPTIQWTNRDGRGWSVGMEQNDPRTGEILHAVVQLDSHRVRTVNNFWNVVKPGPVAANDDSAMDMFADLDGADPNLSEDEVMLHRIALLTCHEMGHVLGLEHNFAASTFNRGSVMDYFAPRILIRKDGTADLSDAYMQGVGSYDRFAIEWGYSTNNQPQPSDPDDPQERARLEAVIQKALRQGIFWANSDDPRWNAYDDGPDPVTWLKQVIPVRDALLKNYGPQMLRKGEPASWLSARFALVYLFHRYALASAVNVIGGAKIPPALSGDGQKPLEIWSQADQREALRLALQELRPEELEIPANIWHSLVQHENDDNNPESYRSSAGYLFSPYDGARSVAETVLEPLLDVSRLDRLNSIHHFETSAPSSHEVIALLVGNVFADYAPIGGDPKSDFVDVVQDELANRLMILAADENAPSEVRSEAWAGVNLIYARLHGGAAGRSMTSRDIERKIEAFRRDPKQNVPKIRPSGAPAGPPI from the coding sequence ATGAAAAAGCCGATCGTCTTTGTCATTCTTTGTTGTCTATCCACTGCGGCCGTGGCGCAGGGCGGCGTCAACCCCACTGCCGGGTTGAAACGCAACGACGGGTTCATTCCGTTCTATTGGGATGCCAAGAAGGGGACACTTCTCTTTGAACTTAGCCCGCAAAGAATGAATGAGGAATTCATTTATTTTACTGGACTGAGCAGCGGCATCGGCTCGACACAGATGTTTGCCGACCGGAGTTCCACCAGCGGGTCTCAGCTCTGTAAGTTGGTGCGCTCCGGACCCAAGGTGCTGGTCATCGCCGAGAACACGGCCTTCCGCGCCGAACGCGGCAGTGCCGAACTCAAGCACTCTGTAGAGCGCAGCTTTCCGACTTCCATCATTGCGGCCTTGCCGATTGAATCCGAACAGAGCGATACCTTAGTTGTGAATGCGAACCCGCTGGTATTGCGTGACGTGACCGGCCTGCTCGATCAGTTGCGTCGCCCTGCGCGCGCTATGAATGGAGTCATCCGGCAGACCGAAGGCGGCGGCAGCAACTGGCGCCTCGACGAGCAACGCAGCTCCGTGGATATGGACCACACCCGCGCATTTCCGCTGAACACAGAGATTGAGAATATCCTTACCTTCACCAGCGATTCCGGGGCCCCTGGAGTGAATGCTCCTGAAAATGGCGTGCTTACCGTGCACGAACATATCTCTCTTCTTCCGCTCCCTCCGCCGGGATACCAACCGCGGGCCGCCGATCAGCGGGTTGGGTTCTTTGGCGAAGGCTTTTTGGATTTCTCACGGAGTTACAAAGATGCATTACGTCAGCGTTACATCGCGCGCTGGCGTCTGGAAAAGAAAGACCCTACGGCCGCTGTGAGCGAGCCTGTGAAGCCGATTACGTTTTATCTTGATCGCGCAATTCCTGAACCTATACGCGAGGCGGCTCGCCGGGGAGCGTTGTGGTGGAACCAGGCATTCGAGCAGGCGGGCTTTCGCAATGCGTTGGTGATCGAAGACCTTCCCGAAGGCGCCGACCCGCTGGATATGCGTTATCCCACCATTCAATGGACCAATCGCGATGGCCGCGGCTGGTCCGTGGGCATGGAACAGAATGATCCTAGAACAGGTGAGATCCTGCATGCCGTAGTGCAACTCGATTCGCATCGCGTTCGCACCGTGAACAACTTTTGGAACGTAGTGAAGCCTGGCCCGGTCGCGGCCAATGACGATTCCGCCATGGATATGTTTGCCGACCTTGATGGCGCCGATCCCAATCTCTCCGAAGACGAGGTCATGTTGCATCGCATCGCGCTGCTCACATGCCATGAGATGGGGCACGTGCTTGGGCTGGAGCATAACTTCGCGGCCAGCACCTTCAATCGCGGATCGGTAATGGATTACTTCGCCCCGCGCATCCTCATCCGCAAAGACGGCACCGCCGATCTCAGCGACGCCTACATGCAGGGCGTCGGCAGCTATGATCGTTTCGCCATCGAGTGGGGCTACAGCACAAATAATCAGCCCCAGCCCTCAGACCCCGATGACCCACAAGAACGCGCGCGTCTGGAAGCTGTCATCCAAAAGGCATTGCGGCAGGGAATCTTTTGGGCGAACTCCGATGATCCCCGCTGGAACGCCTACGACGATGGTCCTGACCCGGTAACCTGGCTCAAGCAGGTGATTCCGGTACGTGACGCGCTGCTCAAAAACTATGGACCGCAGATGCTACGCAAGGGCGAACCCGCATCCTGGCTCAGCGCCCGCTTCGCCCTGGTCTATCTTTTTCACCGTTACGCGCTGGCCTCTGCTGTGAATGTCATTGGCGGCGCCAAGATTCCTCCGGCACTCTCGGGCGACGGGCAGAAGCCGCTTGAAATCTGGAGCCAAGCCGATCAGCGTGAAGCCCTGCGCCTGGCCCTGCAGGAGCTTCGCCCCGAAGAGCTCGAAATACCGGCGAATATCTGGCACAGTCTCGTTCAGCACGAAAACGATGACAATAACCCGGAATCCTATCGCTCGAGCGCCGGATACCTCTTCAGTCCTTATGATGGAGCTCGCTCGGTCGCAGAAACCGTATTAGAGCCTCTGCTTGATGTCTCCCGTTTGGATCGGCTTAATTCGATTCATCACTTTGAGACGTCAGCGCCTTCGAGTCACGAGGTCATCGCCTTGCTCGTCGGGAATGTATTTGCTGACTATGCCCCCATAGGAGGGGACCCAAAGAGTGACTTTGTGGATGTGGTACAAGACGAACTGGCTAACAGACTCATGATTCTCGCCGCCGACGAAAATGCTCCGTCCGAGGTGCGCTCGGAAGCTTGGGCAGGAGTAAACCTGATTTATGCTCGTCTGCATGGGGGCGCTGCCGGTCGCAGCATGACCAGTAGGGATATCGAACGGAAGATAGAGGCCTTCCGGCGCGACCCCAAGCAGAACGTTCCAAAGATCAGGCCATCAGGAGCGCCAGCCGGGCCCCCGATTTAA